The sequence ACGTCCTCCGTTCTTTCCCGTTGCTCTTTCGCTCTACTTCTATCTGTTTGTCTATCGCTCACACTCTCTTTCACTGGCCGGGACCAATTGAGACATCCCATCCCCTGGGTGTGCAGAAAGGAAAGCAAGAGAAAATCAATAGGGGAGTGAAGACCTGGGGGTCCCATCAAAAAACTGAATGCTTCACTCTGAGCTGGTATGATTCACACAAGCACATACCAATACACAGCGCTGGTCCTTCTGACGAACAGTTACGTAGCAGGAAACAAAAGTGTAAAGACTCCAAAATATGTGTTTATTCTGTACTTGTAATACCACTAAATGTGGAATTTTCATCACCTATTACCTTTTAAGATGGCGGAGATTGTTCATATAAAATTACCCGAGATGTCCAACACGTGTCCTGTTTTTGCGGTGACGTTCGAACCCAGAAATATGAGATATTAATTCCTCCGTGGAGACTCAAGGTATGCAACAGCAAATGAAAGAGCTTGATGACAAAAGTTATTTCCTAGGAAAAGAGGTGCGGGAAAATAGAGCACATGAATGCCAAGCGTTGTGCATGACGCTGGCTGGAATTTGAGCTGAACAAAATGTCGCCATATCACCAATCAGTGCAACTTTAATCAGCACATTTGCAGCAGCGTTTGCCTGGTTTCGTGCGGACTAAAAAACGGATTAGAATAAACAAAACTGAAAGAAGACAAACACAACTCATTCCTGTGTGTCATTTCCTGACCTCAGCCACCTCGGCTATTTCTGTGCAaagacatacatgtgtgtgtataatgctCGAGCCTCGCCATGTCTCCATAACTTATGAGACTGCTGCATTTCTTCCCAACACAAGATAACCCCAGGCAGGACATTAAATGATTGGCTGAAAAGAGAACTGTTCAGATGAAAGGGAGGATAAATAATGCAGAAATAATACAAAACCTCTTACGGGGATAACTAGTCACACACtatgcacgcacacaaacacacaaagagatcttcttttttttgctccacGGTGAAGAAAAGTGAATGGAtgtaacaggaaggaggaggcccCAGTGGAGACACATGCTTCTTGCTTcatctcctcccactcctccttgTCTGCCATTTTTTCCCCTGCTCACACTCCGATTTCATGACATAGTCTGTGTCTATGGGGAGGAATAATGTTGTCCCAGTCACGCCATGTTTTTCCTGCCCACCAGAGAtcagacacaacacacagtgcAGGATTTCCAACCCCGCCGCCTCATCATTCTTTCATGAGTTTTGATCAGAATGCGTTCACATGGCAACCTGGACAGTTGATCCCTTTTCACAGAGAGTAACTTGTCATTATCTCAGGActagtgtttattttatttttgtattcctgTATTTGTTTAGGTTAGatcaacacatttaaactgtGAGTCAATTGTTACGTGTTCAGGTTAGCGGGTGTTGCAATGCTGGGTCATATCAAGACAAAACTTTTCAAAGCTTCGCTGCTGCCTGCCTAATTTCCAGCTGAAATGTTTATTCATTTACCAAATTAACCATGCATGTTTTGAGAAAGTTAGTATACGTAATAAATGCAGCACAGGGTGGCCTTGTGCTTGTGTAGGGAGACACCTAGTGGTGGAAGACACGTGTATCTtttatatgggggggggggacttttacAAGGTTTATTATCTTGACAAGTAGGCCCTACAACATATTTAGTCATTAGTCCACCCATGCGATATAAGGGGATTATTCACCAACACATTTAATATCTCTATATCTTTTAAATTAGTCTCCAGGGTTGTAAATCCTCCAGCTCGAGATCAACAGTCGCTTTTATACAAACTGTGGGGTTTAAAtacgaaataaaaaatgtgccttGTGCTTCACAAAATGACCTGAGCTTACTTCataaacagcccccccccccccccctgctgtttaCCCAGCCTGAAAGAGCCTGGGAGGCGGCAGACCGACCGTCATCAAGCCGCACAAAAGCCCCATTCACCGGGTAACAAGAACCAGGACCGACGCCGCCACGTCCAAACGTTTGAGCTCATGTCGTGCTCGTGTTCTGAGACCGCGGAGAGCAGGCACGAGAACAGGCTACTCCGACAATAATGCGATTGTCAAACAATCTTATTGATAACGTTATCTGCACTCCGCATCTCACCAGGCACCATCATGACGTGTGCAGCAGGACTGTCCGACTGCAGGAAATTAAGGTGTGTCCGCAGGCGGCAATGGGTGTTTATGTCTTCGACATTTCTTGAGAAAGTTTGAAGGACAACTATAGGGCGAGTCTACTGGACACAGAGCTGACTCTGCAGGGGGTTTTGGACTTGGGGCGGTGGGGGCGTCGATGGGAGCAGCGGGCCTCTCCACGACCACTGCTCACCGGGCGGAGAGGCGCTCGTCCCCGCAGGAGAAAGCTTGTGTCGGCCTACTGAAACGGACTTGCTCCTATGTGTGCTTGGCCACCGTCGGGTTCCTGTTCCTCCTGGGAGTCTGCCTGCTCTACTTACCGGACCCGCTCACACTAGAACCGTCTTTCACGGAGGACAGCAGCGAGGTGACGCTGCTGATATGGACGCATCCGTTCGGTCGATACCGCAAACTTCCGGACTGCTTTGAGCTCTATCAGATTGGCGGGTGCACGCTCACTGACGAAGGGAGCGCGTACCCGCAGGCTGACGCTGTAATTATTCACCACCGGGACGTTGCCACGGGCGCCGCAGACCTTCCACCGGAACCGCGGCCACGCGCACAAAAGTGGATATGGATGAACTACGAGTCCCCCACGCACACACCGAGACTGTGGAGCTTTGAGGGCGTTTTCAACCTCACAATGACCTACCGGACAGACTCAGATATTTTCCTCCCTTATGGATATCTAGTCCCTCGTGAACGCGGAATCAAAGGTGTCCAGAACCGCTTTGCGCAACCGCTCCGCGCATCCTCGCGGTCACACCTCCTCCGGCCCCGCCTCCTGGCCTGGGTCATCAGCAACTGGTCGGAGTCCCATGCGCGCGTGTCCCTCTACAATCAGCTCCGCCGGTACGTCCAGGTGGATGTGTTCGGGCGCTCGGGCCGGCCGTTACCGGAAGACAGCGACAGCAGCAGCGTGGTGCGGCTGGTTAGACGGTACCAGTTCTACCTGGCGCTGGAGAACTCACAGCACACCGACTACATCACGGAGAAGCTGTGGAACGCGGTGCAGGCCGGTGCTGTCCCGGTGGTCCTGGGTCCATCCAGGCAGAACTATGAGCGCTTCCTGCCCCCCGAGGCCTTCATCCACGTGGACGACTTCTCCACAGTGCGCGGGCTGGCCCGGTACCTGCTGATGCTGAGGCGCAACCCGGCGCGGATGAGGCGCCACCTGGACTGGAGGGGCAGTTACAGATTATACCAGCCCCGCTTCTGGGCTGACCACTACTGTGCGGCCTGCAGGGCggtgaggaggaccagaggcacgACCGATGTGGTCCAAGACTTGACACGATGGTTTCACTCGTGAAACCAGCAGAATCATCTCAGGCATGAACTGAACCGAGAGAACGGCTCACCTGACCACCAGCTGCCAACGTGGACAACATACATTCATTGATCTGCAACCTTGGTTGttgctttcatttcatttatatgATTTAATTCAATAGCTCTGAGGTCATTGAGAGTTACATACTTTGGATTTGATTTGTGCTTTGTCTTACTTCCTATCAGAGTAAAGTTATTTTCATGTAGACTTTTATCTCATCTTCAGCTGCTTGTGGACCTATTGTTCACTTCAGTTAACTTGTACATTGTGTCATGTATTTCCATGGCAACTGGTTTACATTGATGACATGGTGTACTGCATAAAATGAGCTTGCAAAGACAACACTTTCTTTGGATGATTTGTCACAGTCAACACTCTTCCTGTTTGTCAATTAGCCCATACGTCAACATCCTCACTTTCAACTTTAGTATCATGCTGACGAATAGTTGATACACTGTGATTCATTATCCATCTCGTGCAAGTTACTTTACATTTTTGTAAGAAAGTTAAATAGAAACCAGGTCTTGAAAGGTAGAATGAAACACATTGTTTTAAAAGAGGACATCAGGGAGATCAATAAATTATGCCTTGGATAGATGATTAAAATGtgaacatgtaacctgttctggtgtcctggtgtgtgtgtgtgtgtgtgtgtgtgtgtgtgtgtgtgtgtgtgtgtgtgtgtgtgtgtgtgtgtgtgtatgaataccCTACTTTTGATCGTTCTGAGGGGTTAGCACTAAATCACATCAATCACCCTGGATAAGATCTGCTTTCTGCTGTTAACATGGATGATTccctttttatttcatatttatatcgcccaacatcacaaattacaaatttgcctcaaagggctttataatctgtacacatacgacatccctgtcccaggacctcacatcggatcaggaaaaactcccaagaaatagaaaaaaaactttcacgggaaaaaaaagaagggaagaaaccttcaggagagcaacagaggaggatccctctccaggagggacagaagcaatagatgtcatgtgaccataaggaatcattacagagctataacacattcaatgagtctgacagagtgtatggATAATGATGTTTGTATTGGAGCCACACAACACCAACATATAGTATCCGAGCACAGCTGTGTGTCTGCACACCGCTGAACGTTTCATTGCAACACTTactgtacctgaaggacattttACGGGTTGTTAGACCATAAACTTGTCTTTTCAGTGTTGTTTATATACCTCTTGCACAACTTGTTAGAGCGCAAGACAGCTGTACTAACACACACGTCCTCTACTGTTTCATTAAACGTCGACGTTGCTATTTACACTGCCGTGCTCATTTTGCTGATGCTTTTGTTCTCCCTTATATATTGTTATAGCGCCGCAATATAGGGCAGAACACCCTTGAGAGTGAAAGAGGAGGTGCACATGTGAGCTTCAGGAGTCACTTGATAAGAATGAGACATTTCCTGCAGACACAAGGGCAGTGAATACTGTTGTTCCCCATAAAGAGCTGATGCCTTCGCAGCTGTTGAAACCTCTGACGTCCATCAGCAGTAATGCTTTCAGACGGCCACAACAGCCAGACCCCTCATTCCTGTCATAATCCCATTCATGTGCACCAGGGAGTTATAAGCATATCGAGTTACTGTGAGTAAAATCACTCTTTAATGTCCTGAAGCTTGTTTGACATGTCCTCATTCAAAGTAAATTATACCTTTCTGCTGTGCGAAGCATACACACAGCATAGCCGCTATTGTCTGGAACAAACAGGTGCTAGAAAGTTGACCTCGTATATAAAGGAAGGAAACTCCTCTTATTGTTTCTTAAGAGCTCACCTGATCACAAGGAAGATGATGATCGGCTGTACAGGGTATCACGCATGTTTATTGTACTTATTGATGTGCTATTTCTATCTATTGTTAGCCATTTTAATTCCAGGTCTGGTTAGTTATACAGACCAGTCACATATCATGCAGTGTTTAATCAGGAATTGTTTCTTGGAAATCGAGTTAAAAATACACGTTTTCGTCTTTATTCTTATGTCGTCTCAGTGTGTCATAAATACTtcacttttatttgattttagtatttttttatgtttgttggagctttttattttatattagtatttagttatttcaTTGACAAGTAGTATTGTTGATTCATTcagattgtttgtttatttaggttagatgttttgatatattataatagctttttcttgtgttggtttttggtttaatttgttgttgttgttgttgttgttgtctatatatatttagtcttttgattgttcatttgttcgttaattgggtaacactgtgggcacctgtggttatatgtaggaggcaggaacaggaccagcatgcacctgggtaggcctaTGGTTTTTACAAGCGCAGGAGAGGCAGCGTTAGcagttcctttgttcttttgtttgtttgcttgttttttagttagtttagttaaataaatgatcagaaaaACGGATTCCTGAATAGACACAAATGTATTTTGGCTGCGTAAGCCACACACTCATGGTGTGTCAGTGGCGAATtgattcatgtttgtttttgattttttttggacaaatggccactacaatgTTCATTAGATTTATATATTGGCAATTTTATCTAATCGTTTTCTATTATCAGTTGTGTGTTTAGATTTTTCATGCACATTGCTGAAAGCACATAACGGTTAATAACATAGA comes from Pseudoliparis swirei isolate HS2019 ecotype Mariana Trench chromosome 20, NWPU_hadal_v1, whole genome shotgun sequence and encodes:
- the LOC130210853 gene encoding alpha-(1,3)-fucosyltransferase 4-like, which encodes MGAAGLSTTTAHRAERRSSPQEKACVGLLKRTCSYVCLATVGFLFLLGVCLLYLPDPLTLEPSFTEDSSEVTLLIWTHPFGRYRKLPDCFELYQIGGCTLTDEGSAYPQADAVIIHHRDVATGAADLPPEPRPRAQKWIWMNYESPTHTPRLWSFEGVFNLTMTYRTDSDIFLPYGYLVPRERGIKGVQNRFAQPLRASSRSHLLRPRLLAWVISNWSESHARVSLYNQLRRYVQVDVFGRSGRPLPEDSDSSSVVRLVRRYQFYLALENSQHTDYITEKLWNAVQAGAVPVVLGPSRQNYERFLPPEAFIHVDDFSTVRGLARYLLMLRRNPARMRRHLDWRGSYRLYQPRFWADHYCAACRAVRRTRGTTDVVQDLTRWFHS